CGAGCCCGATTGTGCGCGCGTTCGCCGGGTGCAGGCGAATGAGTCGCGCGATCGTATACGCGATGAGGATGCCGAACAGGCCCAAGCCGATGGCGACCGTGTAGGTCTGCCACGGGGTAGAGGCCAGGAGGGCCCAGTTGCGCGGTACCCAGGTCGCGATGAGGAACAGAATGAAGAACACCCCGATTAGCCCGCCCAGCAATTCCATGATCGCGCCGATATTGGCGCTGTAGCGGCGCAGAGTCATGCCGCCGATCACCGGTAGCAGCAACATGAGGACCAGCGTCGCCACGATGTTTGCGAAGGGGATCTCCAGCTGGGAATCCTGCGTGAAGATGAACGAGCCGTAGATGGCGAGCGCGAGCGGCGTCATCAGAATCGCCCACAGCGTCGAGTTGGTGGTCATGATCACGCTGAGGGCGAGATTGCCCTTCGAAAAGTAGGTGAAGATGTTCGACGTCGTCCCCGCGGGCACAGCGCCCATGAGCAGGGCGCCGAACGCGACGGGTATCGCGTACGCCGGGTCGAGCTGGAAGAGGAACAGCATGATCAGGCCGAACGCGAGCAGCGGCATGATGCCGAACTGTGTGACGAAGCCGATGATGAGGCCCTGGGGGCGCTTCAGTGCGAGCTTGAAGTCGCGCGGGGTCAGGCCGGCCCCGAGGCCGAACATGATCACGAACACCATGATCAAGAGCAGTGTCTGCTCAAAGTTGGTGACGACCTCGTCGGGGTTCACCTGCGTTGCCGCGGTGACGAGAAGGGACGTGATCACGACAGCTCCCTTCCTTGCGTCTCGATACTGGCGGTTTCGCTCGTGACCGCTTCAGCCCGCAGCTCGCGGCGGAGGATCTTGCCGATGGGGCTCTTCGGCAACTCGTCGACGAAGCGCACCGACTTCGGCACCTTGTAGGCGGCGAGCGATTCGCGGCAGTAGGCAATGATCTCGGCTTCCGTCGGGCGGGGGTCGTTCGCAACGACGTAGGCGCGAACGGCCTCACCGGTCTTGTCGTCGGGGATGCCGACGACGCCGACCTCGTTGACGCCGGGCATGGAGGCGATGCGCTCTTCGACCTCGTTGGGGAAGACGTTGAAGCCGCTGACGAGCACCATGTCTTTTTTGCGGTCGACGATCGTGAAGTAGCCGTCAGCATCCATTTCGGCAATGTCGCCGGTGCGGAACCAGCCGTCGAGCATCGCGTCTGCTGTCTCGTCGGCGCGTTGCCAGTAGCCCTTCATGATCTGCGGGCCGCGGGCGACGATCTCGCCGGGCTCTCCGACGCCAGCGTCGGTGCCGTCATCTTTCACACAGCGCACGTCGGTCGAGGGCACCGGAATGCCGATGGTGCCGTCTTTCACCTCGCCGCCGAAGGGGTTGAAGGTGAGCACGGGCGAGGTTTCGGTGAGGCCGTAGCCTTCGACGATGGGGGTGCCGGTGACCTCACGCCAGCGCTCGGCGACCGACTCGTGCAGGGCCATGCCCCCGGCTGCCGAGCCGATCAGGTGCTTCGGCGGGTTGTCGACGAACCAGCGCTCGTTGAGCAGGGCGTTGAACAGCGTGTTCACGCCCGTGGTCCACGTGATCTTGTAGTTCTCGAACGCGCG
The sequence above is a segment of the Microcella alkaliphila genome. Coding sequences within it:
- a CDS encoding bile acid:sodium symporter family protein; this encodes MITSLLVTAATQVNPDEVVTNFEQTLLLIMVFVIMFGLGAGLTPRDFKLALKRPQGLIIGFVTQFGIMPLLAFGLIMLFLFQLDPAYAIPVAFGALLMGAVPAGTTSNIFTYFSKGNLALSVIMTTNSTLWAILMTPLALAIYGSFIFTQDSQLEIPFANIVATLVLMLLLPVIGGMTLRRYSANIGAIMELLGGLIGVFFILFLIATWVPRNWALLASTPWQTYTVAIGLGLFGILIAYTIARLIRLHPANARTIGLETGIQNGPLAIAIVLATFANDPNLGLILIVPAMYSLFIVIVATFVTFWFRRANTAEEQKIPNLL